The following nucleotide sequence is from Acidobacteriota bacterium.
AAGACCGTCCCCTGCGGGACCTCCACCGCCGTGTCCACCAGGATCAACCCCTTGTCCGAGACGCTCATCTCGAGCCAGTGGAGCGGGCGCGGCGCCGGCCCGCCGATCACCTCGCCGTCGAGGCTGAACCGGCTCCCGTGGCACGGGCACGCGATGACGCCGGCGTCCGGCTGGTAGCGCGTGATGCACCCCAGGTGCGTGCAGATCGACGAGAGGGCGCGGAAGCCGTCCGCGCGCCTCGCCACGATGACGCGGTGATCCTCGTCGGTGACCACCGACCCCGTCTCCATCGCGTCGGGCGGGCCGAGGGCGAACCGCGTCGGCGGCTCGAAGAGGGCGCGGGGTCTCAGGAAGTCGATCGACAGGATGCCGGTCCCCCCCGCCGCCGCCGCGCACGCCGACAGTCCCGTCGCCTGGCAGAAGAGCCGCCGCGTGACACGCGGATCCTTCTTCTCACTCTCGGACATGTTCGGGCTCCCGGAGCTGGAACTGCTCCATCGTGATCGTGCCGGCCGGGCAGCGCTCCGCGCAGAGCCCGCACCGGATGCAGATCGTCTCGTCCTTGACCAGGACCGTCCCTGCCGCCCCCTCTCCCTCGAAGAGCGCCTCCGCCGCCTCGCCGAACTCGGCCACGGCATCGTTTCGGAGCGAAGGATCGGCGCGGATCTCCGCGACGGGGACGAACTCGATGCAGTCCTCCGGGCAGACGTCGGCGCACCCGCCGCACAGGATGCACTCCGTCCCCTTCACCGCGTCCTCGGCGAAGATCGTGTTGACCCAGCACTTCAGGCATCGCGAGGCCTCCCTCCGCGCCGACTCCTCGGGGAAGCACTGCTCGATCTCGGCGATGCCGATCCGCCGCTGGATCTGGAGGACGGGCGGATCCTGGCGCCGCACCCCCTCGAAGTCGGGTGGGCGCGTGTACCCGGGAAGCGGCTCGAGGATCACCTCCACCGGCTCCGGGACGAATCCGGTTCCCCGGAGGTGGGCCTGGATCGAGGCGGCGGCCCTGCGCCCGTCGGCGATCGCGGTGATGGCGATGCGCGGGCCGAACGCGACGTCCCCCCCCGCGAAGATCCCCGGGGCGGTCGTCGCAAGCGAGTCCGGATCGACCTGGATCGTCCCGCGAGGCGTGATTGCGATGCCGTCGGCGGGCGAGATGAACGAGAGGTCGCTCGCCTGGCCGATGGCGAGGATCACCGTCTCGGCCGCCATCGCGATCTCGGAGCCCGGGACGAAGGTGGGCCTGAAGCGGCGCTGCGCGTCGAAGACCGAGGCGCACTCGATCGTCTCGAGCCCGGTCACCTTCCCGCCGAGCCCCAGGATCCTCTGCGGCCCTCGCCGCGGGTGGAAGACGATCCCCTCCTCGCGCGCCTGATCGATCTCCTCGGGCGCGGCGGGCATCTCCTCCATCGACTCGAGGCTGACGACGTGCACCTCCTTGATGCCGAAGCGCACGGCCGAGCGGGCGATGTCGAGCGCGGTGACGATGTTGATCCCGGGGTTCACCGCCTCGTCGACGGCCGCCGCGCGAAGGGCGGTGCGGGCGACGTCGAGGGCGACGTTGCCGCCGCCGACGACGATGACCTTCTTCCCCAGCTCGAGGCGATACCCCATGTTGATGTTCAGGAGGAAGTCCACTCCCTTGAGGACGCCGTCGAGATCCCCCCCCTCGATCTGGAGCTCGCGCCCCTTGTGCGCGCCGATGGCGAGGAAGATCGCGCGGTATCCGTCGCGCTTCAGGTCGGCGAGGGTGAAGTCGGCGCCGAGACGGCGCCCCACCTTCAGCTCGACCCCCAGGCTCAGGATGGCGTTGATCTCGAGCTTCACCAGCTCGCGGGGAAGGCGGTACTCGGGGATCCCGAGGCGCAGCATCCCGCCGGCGACCGGCTGCGCCTCGAAGATCGTGACCGGGTAGCCGCGGAGGGCGAGGTCATGGGCCGCGGCGAGCCCTGCGGGCCCCGCCCCGATGACGGCGACCCTGTCCCCCGGGTGGAGGACGCCGCGCCGGCCGTAGATCTCGCGCAGGGTGTCGAGATCCATCATGCTCTCGACGCCGAAGCGCTCGGTGACGAAGCGCTTCAGGGCGCGGATGGCGATCGGCTGGTCGAGCGCTCCGCGCCGGCAGGCGGACTCGCACGGGGCGGCGCAGACGCGCCCGCAGATCGAGGCGAGCGGGTTCGGCCGCCGCGCCACCGCGTAGGCCTCACGCAAGCGCCCCTCGGCGATGAGGGAGACGTAGCGGCCGGCCTCCGTGCCGACGGGGCACGCCGTGTGGCAGGGGTAGTTCGTCTCCAGCCAGTCCCTGTCGACACGGCGCTCCGTCATCGCGCGTTCCGCTTACTTGCTCAGCTCGAAGTCGGCGCTCGTGACGCCGGCGACCGTCACCTGCCGGCTCGTCTCCTTCAGCTTCGGGTGCCACACCTTGATCGTGTAGGCGCCGTCGGGGAGGTCCTTGATGCTGTACGCGCCGCTCTTGTCGGTGACGGCGAAGTACGGCGTGGGGACCGCGACGATGAACGCCTCCATCTCCGGATGCACGTTGCACAGGATCGTCGCCGCGCAGGGCTGCTTGAAGGTGAAGCTCTTCTTCTGCCCCTGGGGCCAGCTCCCGAGGTTGAACTTCTCCGCGCACTTGTCGGGGGAGAAGACGTTGTGCAGGACCGCGTCGCTGTTCTGGAAGTCGACGGTCGCCCCGACGACGATCGGGAGCACGTGGGGGGCGAAGACCATGTTCTTCTGGTCGAGGAGCGCGTGCGCGGCGGGGGGAGGGAACGTCTTCCCCGCCACCGCGTCCACGTACACGACGGCGTCGGTGTTGCTCTTCGCGCCGGTGGCCTTGACGATCCCCTTGAGCTCTGCGGCCGGGGCCAGCGTCGCGAAGGCGAAGACGACGCAGGCTGGCGCGAGCGTTCGCATCGATCTCATCATCATCTCCATTCTCTCCGGTGCAAGGGGGTCAGAGCCCGAAGACCAGGCCCGCCACGATCTCCTCGGTCCGGTACTTGAGCGTCGGTTCCTTGAGCCAGTCCGCGGCCACGAAGGTCTTCACGTTGGCGCGCACCAGCATGTTGACGGTGGCCGTGTAGCGCTCGGTCTTCGCCCCCGCGACATCGAACGACTCCCAGCGGGCGGCGGGAATGAGCCAGGGGAGGGCGACCCACTGCGCCTCGCCCCACCAGTTCTTCGACGAGACGTCGGTGGCGGCCGGGGAGAAGTCCGCCAGGAACGGGTGCCGGTCGGTCCGCGCCGAGGCCCCGGCGTAGAAGATCAGATTGAGGAAGTTCACCTTCACCTCGCCGCCGTACATCGTGAAGCGATCGTCCTGCTCGATCGTCGTGTCGACCTGGGAGACGATGTTGGTGTTGGGGTCGTTCACCAGCGTCGTCGTGGTCTGGCTGAGGAGGGGGGAGCCCTTGTAGACGAAGGCGGAGACGGTGAACGACTTTTCGCTCCACGGCTTCGGGTTCGCGGGGAGCCCCGCCGCGGCGGTCCCCTTCGTCGTCCCGTCGAGGGTGAGGCCGCCGAACTTGTACGCGACGCGGCCGTACACGTCCTTCGAGTTGCTCGCGGCGTTGCCCGCCCCCTCGACGTAGCCGGCGTTGTAGAGAAGACGGTGCGCGGCGACGCCGAAGAACTCCGCGCCGTTCTGCGTCGGCTCGGCGGCCCAGCCGTTGTCCCCCACCGTCTGCGTGAGGCTCAGGTACTCCGTCGTGACCACGCTGCGATGCGTGGAGATGAGGAGGAGCCCCGGATCGAACGCGCCGACCTTGAACTGGAAGGCCGGGCTCGACCACGGGCGGAAGAGGATGCTCATCCGCTCGAGCGTCGTCTCGGTCGCTCCGCCGTCCGGCCTCTCGAAGACGAGGTTGCCGAAGAAGGAGGCGTGGTCGCCGAAGGTGCCGCCGGCCTGGATCTCCGCCGCGGCGCCCGCGCCGTTGAACGACGTGCTCTTCGTCGCCCGGTCGTTCGAGAGCTCGCTCTCCGCGGTCATCGAGACCGGAAGCGTGCCGGCGAGCTCGCCCGGCCAGACGGCCCTGGGCCACAGCTTCTTGTAGCCGTCCGAACCGAGCGCGACGGCGTCGTCCTTCGAGACGCTCGAGTCGCTCCCCGCCGGGAAGCGGTACCCGTTCAGGCGATAGGCCTCTCCGAACGGGTTCAGGGCGGGGAAGGCGATGTGGCATGTCTGGCAGCTCGTGTGATACTTCCGCGCGAAGGCCGGGATGGCGA
It contains:
- a CDS encoding Rieske (2Fe-2S) protein, whose amino-acid sequence is MSESEKKDPRVTRRLFCQATGLSACAAAAGGTGILSIDFLRPRALFEPPTRFALGPPDAMETGSVVTDEDHRVIVARRADGFRALSSICTHLGCITRYQPDAGVIACPCHGSRFSLDGEVIGGPAPRPLHWLEMSVSDKGLILVDTAVEVPQGTVFKL
- a CDS encoding FAD-dependent oxidoreductase → MTERRVDRDWLETNYPCHTACPVGTEAGRYVSLIAEGRLREAYAVARRPNPLASICGRVCAAPCESACRRGALDQPIAIRALKRFVTERFGVESMMDLDTLREIYGRRGVLHPGDRVAVIGAGPAGLAAAHDLALRGYPVTIFEAQPVAGGMLRLGIPEYRLPRELVKLEINAILSLGVELKVGRRLGADFTLADLKRDGYRAIFLAIGAHKGRELQIEGGDLDGVLKGVDFLLNINMGYRLELGKKVIVVGGGNVALDVARTALRAAAVDEAVNPGINIVTALDIARSAVRFGIKEVHVVSLESMEEMPAAPEEIDQAREEGIVFHPRRGPQRILGLGGKVTGLETIECASVFDAQRRFRPTFVPGSEIAMAAETVILAIGQASDLSFISPADGIAITPRGTIQVDPDSLATTAPGIFAGGDVAFGPRIAITAIADGRRAAASIQAHLRGTGFVPEPVEVILEPLPGYTRPPDFEGVRRQDPPVLQIQRRIGIAEIEQCFPEESARREASRCLKCWVNTIFAEDAVKGTECILCGGCADVCPEDCIEFVPVAEIRADPSLRNDAVAEFGEAAEALFEGEGAAGTVLVKDETICIRCGLCAERCPAGTITMEQFQLREPEHVRE